One Pagrus major chromosome 11, Pma_NU_1.0 genomic region harbors:
- the comp gene encoding cartilage oligomeric matrix protein — protein MLWFLVLSCALYMGGHTAAGQRDGEIISQIKMTNLALAEIKELLKQQVKEIVFLKNTVMECEACGMGGMHPRPSCVPNPCHPGVKCMETPHGIKCGPCPDGMEGNGTHCTDVDECIVKPCHMGVRCINTSPGFRCGSCPAGYTGPQVQGVGLAYATDNKQVCKDINECSTSNGGCVENSACMNTPGSFRCGPCKTGYIGDQRRGCKPERACGNGQPNPCHASAECIVHREGKIECQCGVGWAGNGYLCGPDSDIDGFPDEKLVCPERNCDKDNCLTVPNSGQEDADGDGIGDACDEDADGDGILNMQDNCVLVPNVDQKNTDEDDFGDACDNCRAIKNNDQKDTDVDKFGDECDEDIDGDGIPNHLDNCQRVPNADQKDRDGDKVGDACDSCPYVKNPEQTDVDNDLIGDPCDTNKDSDGDGHQDSRDNCPAVINSSQLDTDKDGKGDECDDDDDNDGIPDLLPPGPDNCRLIPNPLQEDTNGDGVGDICEKDFDNDTIIDTIDVCPENAEVTLTDFREYQTVVLDPEGDAQIDPNWVVLNQGREIVQTMNSDPGLAVGYTAFSGVDFEGTFHVNTVTDDDYAGFIFGYQDSSSFYVVMWKQVEQIYWQANPFRAVAEPGIQLKAVKSDTGPGENLRNALWHTGDTSEQVKLLWKDARNVGWKDKTSYRWFLQHRPADGYIRVRFYEGPQMVADTGVIIDTTMRGGRLGVFCFSQENIIWANLRYRCNDTLPEDFDTYRAQQVQLVG, from the exons ATGCTGTGGTTTCTGGTGCTGAGCTGTGCGCTCTACATGGGAggacacactgcagcaggacaGAGAG ATGGAGAAATTATCAGTCAGATTAAAATGACGAACCTTGCACTGGCTGAGATTAAAGAGCTTCTGAAACAACAg GTAAAAGAGATTGTATTCCTGAAGAACACTGTGATGGAGTGTGAAGCCTGTG ggATGGGAGGAATGCACCCTCGTCCCTCCTGTGTGCCCAACCCCTGTCACCCAGGAGTGAAGTGTATGGAGACCCCTCATGGAATCAAGTGTGGACCCTGCCCTGACGGCATGGAGGGCAACGGTACCCACTGCACTGATGTGGACGAG TGTATCGTGAAGCCGTGTCACATGGGTGTGCGCTGCATAAACACCTCCCCGGGTTTCCGCTGTGGTTCCTGTCCTGCTGGATACACCGGCCCTCAGGTCCAGGGCGTTGGACTCGCCTACGCCACCGACAACAAACAG GTCTGCAAAGATATCAATGAATGTAGCACCAGCAATGGAGGCTGTGTGGAGAACTCTGCCTGCATGAACACCCCT GGCTCGTTTAGGTGTGGTCCATGTAAGACTGGCTACATTGGGGATCAGCGACGTGGCTGTAAGCCAGAGAGAGCCTGTGGGAATGGCCAACCCAACCCCTGCCACGCCAGCGCTGAGTGCATCGTCCATCGGGAGGGCAAGATCGAGTGTCAG TGTGGAGTCGGATGGGCTGGCAACGGCTACCTCTGTGGGCCTGACAGCGACATCGATGGTTTCCCTGATGAGAAACTGGTCTGTCCTGAGAGAAACTGTGACAAG GACAATTGTCTTACTGTGCCCAACTCTGGTCAAGAAGATGCCGATGGTGATGGAATTGGTGACGCCTGTGATGAAGATGCAGATGGGGATGGGATCCTCAACATGCAG GATAACTGTGTGTTGGTGCCTAACGTGGACCAGAAGAACACTGATGAGGACGACTTTGGCGATGCGTGCGACAACTGTCGCGCCATCAAAAACAACGACCAAAAAGACACAGATGTGGATAAATTCGGTGATGAGTGTGATGAAGACATTGATGGGGATG GAATCCCCAATCACCTGGATAACTGCCAAAGGGTTCCCAACGCTGACCAGAAAGATCGTGATGGAGACAAAGTGGGAGACGCCTGCGACAGCTGTCCTTATGTTAAAAACCCTGAACAG ACGGATGTGGACAACGACTTGATTGGAGACCCCTGTGACACCAACAAGGACAG TGATGGCGACGGTCACCAAGACTCTCGGGACAACTGTCCAGCCGTTATCAACAGTTCCCAGCTGGACACCGACAAGGACGGCAAAGGAGACGAGtgtgatgatgacgatgataaCGACGGCATCCCGGACCTGCTGCCACCTGGTCCCGATAATTGCAGACTGATCCCCAACCCTCTGCAGGAGGACACTAACG GTGACGGTGTGGGTGATATATGCGAGAAGGATTTTGACAACGACACCATCATCGACACCATTGACGTTTGTCCAGAAAACGCTGAGGTCACCCTCACCGACTTCAGGGAGTACCAGACCGTCGTTTTAGATCCGGAGGGAGACGCACAGATCGACCCCAACTGGGTGGTGCTGAACCAG GGAAGAGAGATTGTCCAGACTATGAACAGTGATCCTGGGTTGGCTGTTG GTTACACTGCATTCAGCGGTGTAGACTTTGAAGGGACGTTTCATGTGAACACGGTAACGGACGACGACTACGCAGGGTTTATCTTCGGGTACCAGGACAGCTCCAGTTTCTACGTGGTGATGTGGAAGCAGGTCGAACAGATCTACTGGCAGGCAAACCCGTTCAGAGCCGTGGCAGAACCAGGCATCCAACTGAAG GCTGTCAAGTCGGACACGGGTCCAGGTGAGAACCTGAGGAACGCCCTGTGGCACACCGGCGACACCAGTGAGCAGGTCAAACTGCTGTGGAAAGACGCTCGCAATGTTGGCTGGAAGGACAAGACTTCTTACCGCTGGTTCCTCCAGCACCGACCCGCTGACGGCTACATCAG AGTTCGTTTCTACGAGGGTCCTCAGATGGTGGCGGACACAGGCGTCATCATAGACACCACAATGAGAGGAGGCCGACTAGGAGTCTTCTGCTTCTCCCAGGAGAACATCATCTGGGCCAACCTGCGTTATCGCTGCAACG ACACGCTTCCTGAGGACTTTGACACCTACAGAGCCCAGCAGGTCCAGCTGGTGGGTTGA